From a region of the Georgenia yuyongxinii genome:
- a CDS encoding aspartate:alanine exchanger family transporter: protein MQTILGALADQPLLLLFLVIGVGAVIGRLSFRGVSLGAVAVLFTAIAVTALGVHHGVTLAIPETLGFFGLVLFAFVTGITSGPNFFHALRTAYPVMLAVAVVLVLGAGTAVGLGRALGLEGQVVAGAFAGALTNTPALAAAGGTPEATVGYAVAYVFGVVGMLAAVALALRHRGTDRDTPSPVVDVSLRVERTDGPTVAGLRERHGGQLHFSRIRRDESGPAEPVAPGDVLRVGDVVTVVGPASVVSELTTELGHVSSHDLTADRRFLDFRRMTVSAPRLAGRTVAELGLEARFHATAARVRRGDVDMVATPDLVLQLGDRVRVVAPRARMSEVTAYFGDSARGLADINPAALGLGLLLGLLIGETPIPLPGGSTFAIGAAAGTLIVGLVMGRVGRIGPVVTALPYTASMVLSELGLLVFLAYAGTKAGSLILTAFASGEWVRILLLGAGITLVVAAATYVVMRRVFSMGGTRLSGVLGGAQTQPAILAFANGRTGHDPRVALGYALVYPTAMVVKILLAQVLGGL, encoded by the coding sequence TTGCAGACCATCCTCGGCGCGCTCGCCGACCAGCCCCTGCTGCTGCTTTTCCTCGTCATCGGTGTGGGTGCGGTGATCGGGCGCCTGTCTTTCCGGGGGGTCTCCCTCGGGGCCGTCGCCGTCCTGTTCACGGCGATCGCGGTCACGGCCCTGGGCGTCCACCACGGTGTCACCCTCGCCATCCCCGAGACCCTCGGGTTCTTCGGCCTAGTGCTGTTCGCGTTCGTCACCGGCATCACCTCGGGCCCGAACTTCTTCCACGCGCTGCGCACCGCCTACCCGGTCATGCTGGCGGTCGCCGTCGTCCTGGTCCTCGGCGCCGGCACCGCCGTCGGCCTGGGCAGGGCGCTCGGCCTCGAGGGGCAGGTGGTCGCGGGTGCGTTCGCGGGTGCGTTGACGAACACGCCGGCCCTCGCGGCGGCGGGCGGCACGCCGGAGGCGACCGTGGGGTACGCCGTCGCGTACGTCTTCGGCGTGGTCGGCATGCTCGCCGCCGTCGCGCTCGCGTTGCGTCACCGCGGCACCGACCGGGACACCCCCTCCCCCGTGGTCGACGTCAGCCTCCGGGTGGAACGTACCGACGGCCCGACGGTTGCCGGCCTGCGGGAGCGCCACGGCGGTCAGCTGCACTTCTCCCGGATCCGCCGCGACGAGTCCGGGCCGGCCGAGCCGGTGGCGCCGGGCGACGTGCTGCGCGTCGGCGATGTCGTCACCGTCGTGGGACCGGCGTCGGTGGTGTCGGAGCTGACCACCGAGCTGGGCCACGTCTCCTCGCACGACCTCACGGCCGACCGCCGGTTCCTGGACTTCCGCCGGATGACCGTCTCCGCCCCGCGGCTCGCGGGGCGCACGGTGGCCGAGCTGGGGCTCGAGGCCAGGTTCCACGCCACGGCGGCCCGGGTGCGCCGCGGCGACGTCGACATGGTCGCCACCCCGGACCTCGTGCTGCAGCTCGGCGACCGGGTCCGGGTGGTCGCTCCCCGGGCCCGCATGTCGGAGGTGACGGCGTACTTCGGGGACTCCGCGCGGGGCTTGGCGGACATCAACCCGGCGGCGCTGGGACTCGGGCTCCTGCTCGGCCTGCTCATCGGGGAGACCCCGATCCCGCTGCCGGGCGGGTCGACCTTCGCCATCGGCGCCGCAGCGGGCACCTTGATCGTGGGGCTCGTGATGGGCCGGGTGGGCCGCATCGGGCCGGTGGTGACGGCCCTGCCCTACACGGCGTCCATGGTGCTCTCCGAGCTGGGCCTGCTGGTCTTCCTCGCGTACGCGGGCACCAAGGCCGGCTCGCTCATCCTCACGGCGTTCGCCTCCGGCGAGTGGGTGCGCATCCTGCTGCTCGGCGCGGGTATCACGCTGGTGGTGGCGGCGGCGACGTATGTGGTCATGCGGCGCGTGTTCTCGATGGGCGGCACCCGCCTGTCGGGCGTTCTCGGCGGCGCCCAGACGCAGCCGGCGATCCTGGCGTTCGCGAACGGCCGCACCGGGCACGACCCGCGGGTGGCGCTCGGCTACGCCCTCGTCTACCCGACGGCGATGGTCGTAAAGATCCTGCTCGCACAGGTTCTCGGCGGGTTGTGA
- a CDS encoding carbon starvation CstA family protein: MLQSKHIDVVRTNPDRPPVAVVDRTPMTFRKKMVFAAIALAAAVAWAIIAFVRGEEVNARWFVVAAIGTYIIGYRFYARLIEYKVVRPRDDRATPAELYDNGKDYEPTDRRVLFGHHFAAIAGAGPLVGPVMAAQMGFLPGTIWIILGAVLAGAVQDYLVLWLSVRRRGRSLGQMVRDEMGTVGGAAGLIGVFAIMIIIIAVLGLIVVNALAESPWGVFSIAMTIPIAIFMGLYLRYLRPGKVSEVSAIGVALLLLAIIAGGWVNQTDWGQEYLTLSKVTLAWCLIIYGFAASVLPVWLLLAPRDYLSTYMKVGTIALLAIGILWVGPAVQAPAVSKFAVEGNGPAFAGSLFPFLFITIACGALSGFHSLIASGTTPKLLEKEGQARIIGYGGMLTESFVAIMALVTAVVIDQNLYFTMNAPATLTGGTPETAAEYVNGLGLGTAPVTADQIAGAAASVGEESIISRTGGAPTLAFGMSEVLAKLVGGDSLKAFWYHFAIMFEALFILTTVDAGTRTARFMLTDTLGNLGGGFKKFRDPSWRVGAWVASAVVVAGWGAILLMGVTDPLGGINTLFPLFGIANQLLAAIALTLIFVVLMKKKLYKWAWIAGVPLAWDLLVTMTASYQKIFSDNPALGYWAQNRRFVEARAAGETALGTAATPEAMDAVIRNTYIQTTLSVLFAAMVLTVFVAGMVVVVRSVRAGGMATSEEGEEPSRRFAPRGLVATPTEKAIEAEWLEVDPNAVFHGAKGHARDHDHARSEDDNALSEDDDGVREPVR, from the coding sequence ATGCTTCAGTCAAAACACATAGACGTCGTGCGCACCAACCCTGACCGGCCCCCGGTCGCGGTGGTCGACCGCACACCGATGACTTTCCGCAAGAAGATGGTCTTCGCCGCCATCGCGCTGGCCGCGGCGGTCGCGTGGGCGATCATCGCCTTCGTCCGCGGGGAGGAGGTGAACGCCCGCTGGTTCGTCGTCGCGGCTATCGGCACGTACATCATCGGCTACCGGTTCTACGCCCGGCTGATCGAGTACAAGGTCGTCCGCCCGCGCGACGACCGCGCGACCCCGGCCGAGCTGTACGACAACGGCAAGGACTACGAGCCCACCGACCGGCGCGTGCTCTTCGGGCACCACTTCGCCGCCATCGCCGGCGCGGGCCCGCTGGTCGGGCCCGTGATGGCCGCCCAGATGGGCTTCTTGCCGGGCACCATCTGGATCATCCTCGGCGCGGTCCTGGCCGGCGCCGTGCAGGACTACCTGGTCCTCTGGCTGTCGGTGCGGCGCCGTGGGCGCTCGCTGGGCCAGATGGTGCGCGACGAGATGGGCACCGTCGGCGGCGCCGCAGGGCTCATCGGCGTCTTCGCCATCATGATCATCATCATCGCCGTCCTCGGCCTGATCGTCGTCAACGCCCTGGCCGAGAGCCCGTGGGGCGTGTTCTCCATCGCGATGACCATCCCGATCGCGATCTTCATGGGGCTGTACCTGCGCTACCTGCGCCCCGGAAAGGTCAGCGAGGTCTCCGCGATCGGCGTCGCGCTGCTGCTGCTCGCCATCATCGCCGGCGGCTGGGTGAACCAGACCGACTGGGGCCAGGAGTACCTGACCCTGAGCAAGGTCACGCTCGCGTGGTGCTTGATCATCTACGGCTTCGCCGCCTCGGTGCTGCCGGTGTGGTTGCTGCTCGCGCCGCGTGACTACCTGTCCACCTACATGAAGGTGGGCACCATCGCCCTGCTCGCCATCGGAATCCTGTGGGTCGGCCCCGCCGTCCAGGCTCCCGCGGTCAGCAAGTTTGCCGTCGAAGGAAACGGGCCGGCCTTCGCCGGTTCGCTCTTCCCGTTCCTGTTCATCACGATCGCGTGCGGCGCGCTTTCAGGCTTCCACTCGCTCATCGCCTCCGGCACCACGCCCAAGCTCCTCGAGAAGGAGGGCCAGGCGCGGATCATCGGCTACGGCGGCATGCTGACCGAGTCATTCGTCGCCATCATGGCGCTGGTCACGGCCGTCGTCATCGACCAGAACCTGTACTTCACGATGAACGCCCCGGCCACCCTCACCGGTGGAACGCCGGAGACCGCGGCCGAGTACGTCAACGGCCTGGGTCTGGGCACTGCCCCCGTGACGGCGGACCAGATCGCCGGCGCGGCCGCGTCGGTCGGCGAGGAGTCGATCATCTCGCGCACCGGTGGCGCCCCGACGCTGGCCTTCGGAATGTCGGAGGTGCTCGCCAAGCTCGTGGGCGGGGACTCCCTCAAGGCGTTCTGGTACCACTTCGCGATCATGTTCGAGGCGCTGTTCATCCTCACCACGGTCGACGCCGGTACCCGCACCGCGCGCTTCATGCTCACCGACACCCTGGGCAACCTCGGCGGCGGCTTCAAGAAGTTCCGCGACCCCTCCTGGCGCGTGGGTGCCTGGGTGGCGTCCGCCGTCGTCGTCGCCGGGTGGGGCGCGATCCTGCTGATGGGCGTCACCGACCCACTCGGTGGCATCAACACCCTGTTCCCGCTGTTCGGCATCGCCAACCAGCTGCTCGCCGCCATCGCCCTCACGCTGATCTTCGTGGTGCTCATGAAGAAGAAGCTGTACAAGTGGGCGTGGATCGCGGGCGTCCCGCTCGCCTGGGACCTGTTGGTCACCATGACCGCGTCGTACCAGAAGATCTTCTCCGACAACCCGGCGCTGGGCTACTGGGCGCAGAACCGGCGGTTCGTGGAGGCGCGTGCAGCTGGCGAGACCGCCCTCGGCACCGCTGCCACGCCCGAGGCGATGGACGCCGTCATCCGCAACACCTACATCCAGACCACGCTGTCCGTGCTCTTCGCGGCGATGGTCCTGACGGTGTTCGTGGCCGGCATGGTCGTCGTGGTCCGCTCCGTGCGGGCCGGCGGCATGGCGACCTCGGAGGAGGGGGAGGAGCCCTCCCGCCGGTTCGCCCCGCGAGGCCTGGTCGCGACCCCCACGGAGAAGGCCATCGAGGCCGAGTGGCTCGAGGTGGACCCGAACGCCGTCTTCCACGGCGCCAAGGGCCACGCCCGCGACCATGACCACGCCCGCTCCGAGGACGACAACGCCCTCTCGGAGGACGACGACGGCGTCCGGGAGCCCGTGCGGTGA
- a CDS encoding YbdD/YjiX family protein, protein MTALGSRLTRGVRAVHWYVSSVMGDKDYERFVAHRRRVHPAASVPTEKEFWRRRWAELDANPGARCC, encoded by the coding sequence GTGACGGCTCTCGGGAGCCGCCTCACCCGCGGTGTCCGGGCCGTGCACTGGTACGTGTCGTCCGTGATGGGCGACAAGGACTACGAGCGGTTCGTCGCCCACCGGCGCCGGGTCCACCCGGCGGCATCCGTGCCGACCGAGAAGGAGTTCTGGCGCCGGCGCTGGGCGGAGCTGGACGCCAACCCGGGCGCGCGCTGCTGCTGA
- the ilvD gene encoding dihydroxy-acid dehydratase, which produces MSTDAPATPDIKPRSRTVTDGLEATASRGMLRAVGMGDEDFAKPQIGIASSWNEITPCNLSLDRLAQAAKEGVHAGGGYPLQFGTISVSDGISMGHEGMHFSLVSRDVIADSVETVMQAERLDGSVLLAGCDKSLPGMLMAAARLDLASVFIYAGSIMPGFVKLSDGTEKDVTIIDAFEAVGACSRGLMSREDLDRIERAICPGEGACGGYYTANTMATVAEAIGMSIPGSATPPSADRRRDAAARRAGEAVVEMLRQGITSSDIMTKAAFENAIAVVQAFGGSTNAVLHLLAIAHEADVDLTLDDFSRIGAKVPHLANLKPYGKYVMNDVDRVGGIQVVMKTLLDEGLLDGSCMTVTGKTVAENLEKLAPQQPDGSVLRPASNPIATTGGITILHGSLAPEGAVVKSAGFEADVFEGTARVFDRERAAMDALEDGTITHGDVVVIRYEGPKGGPGMREMLAITGAIKGAGLGKDVLLMTDGRFSGGTTGLCVGHIAPEAVDGGPIALVRDGDRIRLDVANGTLDLLVDDAELARRNEGWAPVPPKFTKGVLGKYTKLVKSASRGAILE; this is translated from the coding sequence ATGAGTACCGACGCGCCGGCCACGCCGGATATCAAGCCCCGCAGCCGCACCGTCACCGACGGCCTGGAGGCGACCGCGTCGCGCGGCATGCTGCGCGCCGTGGGCATGGGGGACGAGGACTTCGCGAAGCCGCAGATCGGCATCGCCAGCTCCTGGAACGAGATCACCCCCTGCAACCTCTCGCTCGACCGCCTCGCACAGGCGGCCAAGGAGGGAGTGCACGCCGGCGGCGGGTATCCGCTGCAGTTCGGCACCATCTCCGTCTCGGACGGGATCTCGATGGGCCACGAGGGCATGCACTTCTCCCTCGTCTCCCGCGACGTCATCGCGGACTCCGTCGAGACCGTGATGCAGGCCGAGCGACTGGACGGCTCCGTCCTGCTGGCCGGCTGCGACAAGTCGCTGCCCGGCATGCTCATGGCCGCCGCCCGCCTCGACCTTGCCAGCGTCTTCATCTACGCCGGTTCGATCATGCCCGGCTTCGTCAAGCTCTCGGACGGCACCGAGAAGGACGTCACGATCATCGACGCCTTCGAGGCCGTCGGCGCCTGCTCCCGCGGGCTCATGAGCCGCGAGGACCTCGACCGCATCGAGCGCGCCATCTGCCCGGGCGAGGGCGCGTGCGGCGGCTACTACACCGCCAACACCATGGCCACCGTGGCCGAGGCGATCGGCATGTCGATCCCCGGATCGGCCACCCCGCCGTCGGCGGACCGCCGCCGCGACGCCGCCGCCCGACGGGCCGGCGAGGCGGTCGTGGAGATGCTGCGCCAGGGCATCACCTCCAGCGACATCATGACCAAGGCCGCCTTCGAGAACGCCATCGCCGTCGTCCAGGCCTTCGGCGGCTCCACGAACGCCGTCCTGCACCTGCTCGCCATCGCGCACGAGGCCGACGTCGACCTCACGCTCGACGACTTCTCCCGCATCGGTGCCAAGGTCCCGCACCTGGCCAACCTCAAGCCGTACGGAAAGTACGTCATGAACGACGTCGACCGCGTCGGCGGCATCCAGGTCGTCATGAAGACCCTCCTGGACGAGGGTCTCCTCGACGGAAGCTGCATGACCGTCACCGGCAAGACCGTTGCGGAGAACCTGGAGAAGCTCGCCCCCCAGCAGCCCGACGGAAGCGTGCTCCGCCCGGCCAGCAACCCGATCGCGACGACCGGTGGCATCACGATCCTGCACGGCTCGCTCGCCCCGGAGGGGGCCGTGGTGAAGTCCGCGGGCTTCGAGGCCGACGTCTTCGAGGGCACCGCCCGGGTCTTCGACCGCGAGCGTGCCGCGATGGATGCCCTGGAGGACGGCACCATCACCCACGGCGATGTCGTCGTCATCCGGTACGAGGGACCCAAGGGGGGCCCTGGCATGCGGGAGATGCTCGCCATCACCGGCGCCATCAAGGGCGCGGGCCTGGGCAAGGATGTCCTTCTCATGACCGACGGGCGCTTCTCCGGTGGCACCACCGGCCTGTGCGTGGGCCACATCGCACCCGAGGCCGTCGACGGCGGCCCGATCGCCCTGGTGCGCGACGGCGACCGCATCCGCCTCGACGTCGCGAACGGGACCCTCGACCTTCTGGTGGACGACGCCGAGCTCGCCCGCCGCAACGAAGGCTGGGCGCCCGTGCCCCCGAAGTTCACGAAGGGTGTGCTGGGCAAGTACACCAAGCTGGTCAAGTCCGCTTCGAGGGGCGCGATCCTCGAGTAG
- a CDS encoding acetolactate synthase large subunit translates to MAKAPHPAPPRPAAPQAPAAPVRMASAVAPSTAQVTEPSTGARNIVRSLEEAGVESIFGMPGGAILPTYDPLYDSTKLRHILVRHEQGAGHAATGYAAATGKVGVCMATSGPGATNLITALADAHMDSVPVVAITGQVGAAMIGTDAFQEADIVGATMPLTKHSFLVTDADEIPARIAEAFHIASTGRPGPVLVDIAKSAQQAGSTFSWPPQMDLPGYHPVTKPHARQVREAARLLATARRPVLYVGGGAIRSNASAELRRLVDLSGAAVVTTLMARGAVPDSHPQNLGMPGMHGTVAAVAALQQADLVVALGARFDDRVTGQLDSFAPKATIVHADIDPAEISKNRHADVPIVGDLKEVIADLVGELTAAQAQHGQPDLEAWWKQLDDLRQTYPLGWAPTEDGLMAPQHVISRLGEIVGPEAVYVSGVGQHQMWAAQFIRYEHPRTWLNSGGLGTMGYAVPAAMGAKVGRPDATVWAIDGDGCFQMTNQELATCALEGIPIKVALINNSSLGMVRQWQTLFYEGRYSHTDLHTGHETRHIPDFVKLAEAYGCVGLRCESTADVDATIKRAMEIDDQPVVVDFVVSRDAMVWPMVAAGVSNDKIQYARGLTPAWDRDE, encoded by the coding sequence ATGGCCAAGGCACCGCACCCGGCGCCGCCTCGCCCCGCCGCGCCCCAGGCGCCGGCGGCTCCCGTCCGGATGGCATCGGCGGTAGCACCGTCGACGGCGCAGGTCACCGAGCCCTCCACCGGCGCCCGGAACATCGTCCGGTCCCTCGAGGAGGCGGGCGTCGAGTCGATCTTCGGCATGCCGGGTGGGGCGATCCTGCCCACCTACGACCCGCTGTACGACTCGACCAAGCTGCGCCACATCCTCGTCCGGCACGAGCAGGGTGCCGGCCACGCCGCCACCGGCTACGCCGCCGCGACCGGGAAGGTCGGCGTCTGCATGGCCACCTCGGGCCCGGGCGCGACCAACCTCATCACCGCGCTGGCCGACGCCCACATGGACTCCGTCCCGGTCGTGGCCATCACCGGGCAGGTGGGCGCCGCGATGATCGGCACGGACGCCTTCCAGGAGGCCGACATCGTCGGCGCCACGATGCCGCTGACCAAGCACTCCTTCCTCGTCACCGATGCCGACGAGATCCCGGCCCGCATCGCTGAGGCCTTCCACATCGCCTCCACCGGCCGCCCGGGCCCGGTGCTCGTCGACATCGCCAAGTCGGCCCAGCAGGCGGGGTCCACGTTCAGCTGGCCGCCCCAGATGGACCTGCCCGGCTACCACCCCGTCACCAAGCCGCACGCCCGCCAGGTGCGCGAGGCCGCCCGGCTGCTCGCCACCGCCCGCCGCCCGGTGCTCTACGTCGGCGGCGGCGCCATCCGTAGCAACGCCTCGGCCGAGCTGCGCCGCCTGGTGGACCTGTCCGGGGCCGCCGTCGTCACCACGCTCATGGCGCGCGGCGCGGTGCCCGACTCCCACCCGCAGAACCTCGGCATGCCCGGCATGCACGGCACCGTCGCGGCGGTGGCCGCCCTGCAGCAGGCCGACCTCGTCGTCGCGCTCGGTGCCAGGTTCGACGACCGGGTGACCGGCCAGCTGGACAGCTTCGCCCCCAAGGCCACCATCGTCCACGCGGACATCGACCCCGCCGAGATCTCCAAGAACCGTCACGCCGACGTCCCGATCGTCGGTGACCTCAAGGAGGTCATCGCGGACCTGGTCGGCGAGCTGACCGCCGCGCAGGCGCAGCACGGCCAGCCGGACCTGGAGGCCTGGTGGAAGCAGCTGGACGACCTGCGCCAGACCTATCCGCTGGGCTGGGCCCCCACCGAGGACGGCCTGATGGCCCCTCAGCACGTCATCTCCCGGCTCGGTGAGATCGTGGGCCCCGAGGCCGTGTACGTCTCCGGGGTGGGGCAGCACCAGATGTGGGCCGCCCAGTTCATCCGGTACGAGCACCCACGGACGTGGCTCAACTCCGGTGGCCTGGGCACCATGGGCTACGCGGTCCCGGCCGCGATGGGCGCGAAGGTGGGCCGCCCGGACGCCACCGTCTGGGCGATCGACGGCGACGGCTGCTTCCAGATGACCAACCAGGAGCTGGCCACCTGCGCCCTCGAGGGCATCCCGATCAAGGTGGCGCTGATCAACAACTCCTCCCTCGGCATGGTCCGCCAGTGGCAGACCCTCTTCTATGAGGGCCGCTACTCCCACACCGACCTGCACACCGGCCACGAGACCCGGCACATCCCCGACTTCGTCAAGCTCGCCGAGGCCTACGGGTGCGTGGGCCTGCGATGTGAGTCCACCGCCGACGTGGACGCGACGATCAAGCGCGCCATGGAGATCGACGACCAGCCCGTGGTCGTCGACTTCGTGGTCAGCCGCGACGCCATGGTGTGGCCGATGGTCGCCGCCGGCGTGAGCAACGACAAGATCCAGTACGCGCGCGGGCTCACCCCCGCGTGGGACCGCGACGAGTGA
- a CDS encoding 4a-hydroxytetrahydrobiopterin dehydratase, whose translation MTERLTAADVQSRAGLQDWRVLAGRLHATFRTGDLARGIELVRRIGEIADELDHHPDLDVRYFRVHVRSVTHDAGGLTERDVRLAGRVTAVAAELGVAAEPARPQQLEIGIDALDIPAVRPFWRAVLGYKDPQFPGDDPATADLIDPAGRGPSVRFQRMNGSQPPQPGTVHLDIHVPHDAVRARVQAALDAGGRLVTDAHAPSRWVLADAEGNQARLCTWEAAEG comes from the coding sequence ATGACCGAGCGACTCACGGCCGCCGACGTCCAGTCACGGGCCGGCCTGCAGGACTGGCGGGTGCTCGCCGGGCGCTTGCACGCCACGTTCCGCACCGGCGACCTCGCACGCGGGATCGAGCTGGTCCGGCGTATCGGCGAGATCGCCGACGAGCTCGACCACCACCCGGACCTGGACGTGCGCTACTTCCGGGTGCACGTGCGCAGCGTGACCCACGACGCCGGCGGCCTGACGGAGCGCGACGTGCGCCTCGCCGGGCGCGTCACCGCCGTCGCCGCCGAGCTAGGCGTGGCGGCCGAGCCGGCCCGTCCCCAGCAGCTGGAGATCGGCATCGACGCCCTCGATATTCCAGCCGTCCGACCGTTCTGGCGTGCCGTGCTCGGGTACAAAGACCCGCAGTTCCCCGGTGACGACCCGGCGACGGCGGATCTCATCGACCCCGCTGGGCGCGGCCCCTCCGTACGATTCCAGCGCATGAACGGGTCCCAGCCACCACAGCCCGGCACGGTCCACCTCGACATCCACGTCCCGCACGACGCCGTCCGGGCACGCGTGCAGGCAGCGCTGGACGCCGGTGGCCGCCTGGTCACCGACGCGCACGCGCCGTCGCGGTGGGTTCTCGCCGACGCCGAGGGGAACCAGGCGCGCCTGTGTACCTGGGAGGCGGCGGAGGGGTAG